The Streptomyces phaeolivaceus genome has a window encoding:
- a CDS encoding O-methyltransferase, protein MSESRTWDDVDAYFTTQLAPNDEALEAVLRENAAAGLPAIDVAANQGKFLHLLALIQGARRILEIGTLGGYSTIWLARALPADGRLISLEYSAQHAEVATRNIARAGLDALAEVRVGPALESLPKLADENPEPFDLVFVDADKANNPHYVEWALRLTRAGSVLVVDNVVRGGRVADPDSTEPDVVGTRAAIELIAAHPKLSGTAIQTVGSKGYDGFALARVLD, encoded by the coding sequence CGCCCCGAACGACGAGGCACTGGAGGCGGTGCTGCGGGAGAACGCGGCGGCCGGGCTCCCGGCCATCGACGTCGCCGCCAACCAGGGCAAGTTCCTGCATCTCCTCGCCCTGATCCAGGGCGCCCGCCGCATCCTGGAGATCGGCACCCTGGGCGGCTACAGCACCATCTGGCTGGCGCGGGCGCTGCCCGCCGACGGCAGACTGATCTCCCTGGAGTACAGCGCCCAGCACGCGGAGGTCGCCACCCGCAACATCGCGCGCGCCGGGCTCGACGCACTCGCGGAGGTCCGGGTCGGCCCGGCCCTGGAGTCGCTGCCCAAGCTGGCCGACGAGAACCCCGAGCCGTTCGACCTGGTCTTCGTCGACGCCGACAAGGCCAACAACCCGCACTACGTGGAGTGGGCCCTCCGGCTCACCCGGGCCGGGAGCGTCCTGGTCGTCGACAACGTCGTCCGCGGCGGCCGGGTCGCCGACCCGGACAGCACCGAGCCGGACGTCGTCGGCACCCGGGCCGCCATCGAACTCATCGCCGCGCACCCGAAGTTGAGCGGCACGGCGATCCAGACGGTGGGCTCCAAGGGGTACGACGGCTTCGCACTGGCCCGCGTACTGGACTGA
- a CDS encoding FHA domain-containing protein — translation MLELTMASVSEADAGATAGMLMADAPSEPGGVLRVGRDRAVCRLATPDDWLFVSRVHLEFLCAPDGSWQVTWLRGSHADPSSEVRLTLLGHQPSPLPYGGTAKLPHGSSGELVIYDRTGPRSVNVGFYHEA, via the coding sequence GTGCTCGAACTCACCATGGCCTCGGTCTCCGAGGCGGACGCCGGGGCGACGGCCGGCATGCTGATGGCCGACGCGCCCAGCGAGCCGGGCGGCGTGCTCCGGGTGGGCCGCGATCGGGCGGTGTGCCGGCTCGCGACACCCGACGACTGGCTCTTCGTCTCCCGGGTGCATCTGGAGTTCCTCTGCGCCCCGGACGGGAGCTGGCAGGTCACCTGGCTGCGCGGCTCGCACGCCGACCCCTCCTCCGAGGTACGGCTGACCCTGCTGGGCCACCAGCCCTCACCGCTCCCGTACGGCGGCACGGCGAAGCTCCCGCACGGCAGCTCCGGCGAACTCGTCATCTACGACCGCACCGGCCCCCGCAGCGTCAACGTGGGCTTCTATCACGAGGCCTGA
- a CDS encoding DnaJ family domain-containing protein produces the protein MTERKPPGVSFESFVDKQIREAEARGDFTSLPGVGRPLESDDTTYDELWWIKRKMAREGLSVLPPTLALRKEAEDALATAAEAPSEHVVRKIITEINTKIREMMFKPPPGPPLGLKPYDVEKVVREWRERREGSERQQG, from the coding sequence ATGACCGAGCGAAAGCCCCCCGGTGTCAGCTTCGAGTCCTTCGTCGACAAACAGATCCGCGAGGCGGAGGCGCGCGGCGACTTCACGTCCCTCCCGGGCGTCGGCCGCCCGCTGGAGAGCGACGACACGACGTACGACGAACTCTGGTGGATCAAGCGGAAGATGGCCCGCGAGGGCCTCTCCGTCCTGCCTCCCACCCTGGCCCTGCGCAAGGAGGCCGAGGACGCCCTCGCCACCGCCGCCGAGGCCCCGTCCGAACACGTCGTCCGCAAGATCATCACCGAGATCAACACCAAGATCCGAGAAATGATGTTCAAACCCCCACCGGGACCACCGCTCGGCCTGAAGCCGTACGACGTGGAGAAGGTCGTACGGGAGTGGCGTGAGCGACGGGAGGGGAGCGAGCGCCAGCAGGGGTGA